The DNA segment AGCGGCGGCGTATTGCACGTCAGCGTTGTCGCCGTTGAGCAGCGGCTGCATCGCGGGTATCGCGGCCGGGCCGAGCGCTTCCCATGCGTAGGAGATGTTCGCGAGCGGCGCGTTGGGCTGCTCGGCGGCTTCGGCGAGTTCGAGCGCCTTGGCGGCGGCGAAGGTCTCGTTGGTCGTCGGGAACAGGTGCAGCACAATGCCCGCGAAGTGCGCCCAGTCATCGCTGTACTTCTCCGGCACGTTGAGGAAAACCCGGCCTTCATCCTGCGCCGACGCGATGGACGTGTCCTGGAAATGACGATCGATTCGTTGCTCGATGAAGCGTGCCGTCCGTCGGCTGGGTTGGCGGACCTGCAACACGAGCGCCCGGGGCTGCTGGACGATACCGCCGTTGAGAATGACGCCGGTCCGCAACGCCGCGGTCTTGCGACTGTTGCGGGTGTCGTCCGCACCTTCGGCGGCGTACTCGGGATTGACGAAGATGTCTCCCTGTGCCGAGGCGAGGACGTTGACCTGCTCGCCAGGGTTGAACTGCGTCACGCGCTCGGCCTGGCGAAGGGTCGACTGATAGAGCGTGCCGCCGACGAGGCTGGTGGTCTGGTTGCCCGGCAGCGCCGAAACCTGAATGTCAAAGCGTTGGCCCTTCTGGGCACCCGGCGGGATGAAGCCGTCGACACGCACGATGGCCACGCGGCGGTCGGAGAGGATACGGGCCGGCGACACGCCGGCGTACGGGCCGTTCCGCGATCCGAAGCCACGACGGATAATCTCCTTTTCGATGTACTCGCGGACGGCGATGGGCGCGGTCGAATCGCCGGTGCCTTCGAGGTTCACCACGAGGCCGTAACCGCTGACCTGCAGGGCACCGGTGTTACGGAGATCGACCTGCTGGTAAACGATCCCCTGCAAGGATTCGGGCACCTCACGCAGGGGCAGCCGGGGATAGCGTTCATTGGGCGTGTCCGGCTGGACCGTCCGCGTACAACCGAGCATGGTCGCGGCAACCAACACAACGAATGAAATCAGTCTGATGGCGGGCATTGTCGAAAGGGTCAAACCGATAGCGTAGCGAAATCCGACGCCGACAGGGGACGCAGAGGGCGAACGAACGGAATAGGTCATGCCGGCTTGGACGTACGACGGGCCCGGCGGGTTCGCCGACGATCCACCGCCGGGGCCGAATCGTCGCCCGCATCGGCGGTCTTCGCCTTTCGCGGATTGGCCCGTCCCTCGCTAAAAAGGTGCGTCTGGTCGGGATCGTCGTCGAGGTCCGGGGCGTCGATCACGGCGCGCGTTTCGTCGATGAACTCCTCGGCCGTCTGGAACTTCTTGTACACGCTGGCGAAGCGGACGTAAGCAACCTTGCTGATCCGGCCGAGCTTGTCGCCGACGCGGTTGCCGATGAACTCGGTCGGCACTTCGCGCTCGAAATTTCGCAGGGCTTCGTCCTCGACTTCATCGGCGATGCGGTCGAACTCGGAAGGGGCGATGTCGAGTTTGAAGGCGGCACGCTCGATCCCGGCGATGATCTTCCGGCGATCCCAAGGCTGCTTGTCACCGCCGTTCTTCACGACGGACAGTTTCGGGGCCTCGTCGATCCGCTCGTAGGTCGTGAACCGCTTGGAGCATTGCACGCACTGCCGGCGGCGACGGATCGCACGGCCGTTCTCGCAAGTGCGGGAGTCGATCACCTTCAGCCGGTCTTTCTCCGCGTCACAAAAGGGACAGTGCATGGCACGGATAGGGTATGCCCGGCCGTGACATGCACAAGGGAAAGTGCAAATCGTTTGCGGCGAGGATCAATCACGATCTTCGTCGGGCGTATCCGTCTTCGCGACGTGATCGGCACCGCCGCCCTGCTGCTCCAACTCGGCAAAATCCCCACGGAGAGCCTTCAGGGCGTACTTCTCCTGTTTAATTTCGTCATTGGTGCGAAATCCTGCCCGGCGGAAGAAAGCGAGCCCCGGCGGCTTCTGATGCCCGATCCCCTTGAACTGCATAAACCCGACCGCCAACGGCAACGCGCCCCACAACCGGCCCCTGGTCTTGCTCATCAACGCACCAAGGGCACCCACGCCGAGCAACGTGGCTTGGAAGACGTCCTCGGCCGACCACTCTTCGTCGAGTTCGCGTAGGCGTTGCTCAATCTGGTCGGGATGCGCGGCGTGGTAAGCCATGGACATCTCGAACCGCCTGCGAAACTCACCGCTGGCGACGCTAGCCGCCTTGTACTCGGCATGCTTGAGCCGATCGACCACGTCGGCGTACCGCTCGCTCAACTTCCACTTACGGTTGAAATCGCGAGCGGCTTGCCCGGCATCGGCGGCCTTGATCTTGGCGTCCTGCCACGTTTCCTTGGCTCGGTCAGTCACGTTCATGGCGTTCTTGCCGCGAAATCGGTGCCAATGCGTTAGCCTGCCTGGCATGAACGACGAGCCCATCGACCCAAACTCCGATGAGCCGACGCCACGAAAGCAGCCGCTCGAAGACATCCTGCCGCCGGAGAAAAACCCGGACGGATCCACGGTCTACCGCCACGAGCCGCGTCAGCGGGACTTCGAACTCGCGGTGGGCGATCACATGCTCATCGAAGCCGTCGAGAAACACCTGACTGACTACTTGGGCGAGTCGAACGGCGTGTTCCACGAGATTGTCTCGGACCTGGTGCATCTGGACTTGCACATGTTCCCGCCGAACGACGAGCGGCCATTTTGGTACGTCGTGACGACCGGCATGGCGGAGCGACCGATGCAGACGCCGGAGGGCGTGGAGAACATGGAGTTCGCAGAGTTGGCCGTCGCCCTGCCGGCGGACTGGCCCATGGACAAGTTCGGGGCGGGCGTGGACGTGCCGGAGGACGAGCAGGAAGCGGCGTACTGGCCGCTGAAATGGCTGAAGTTCATGGCCCGTCTTCCGCACGAGTACGAAACCTGGCTTGGCGCGGGCCACACCGTGCCCAACGGCGATCCGCCCGAACCGTTGCACGAGAGCACCGCACTCATTGGGTCGGTCTGCCTGCCGCCCCTGTTCGTTGGTGGCGATGGCTTCGGCACCGTGCAGGTCGGCGACCGAACGGTTCATCTCTACCAACTGCTACTGCTTCACGCCGACGAGATGCAGTACAAACTCGACCACGGACTCGACGCATTGCTCGACCGGCTGGAAGAGGCGAAAGTGCTGCCGATCGTCGATCCCCAGCGTCCGAGTTGCGTCGCCGGGAGTTCCAAACCGGCCAAGCCGTGGTGGAAACTCTGGTAAGTTCACGGCCGCAGAGCCGTACGGATCGCTTCGATCAATGGGCGGTCACGGTCGGCATCGAACGGGCGTTCCTCGGGGTTTGAGAACGGCGGTTTGGTGCGGTAGGCATCGGGCTCGCTAGCATGCCGCGGAACGACGTGGGCGTGAAGCTCTGGTTCAAGGTTGCCGAAGATCGCGTAGTTGATCCGCAGTGCTCCGGTCACCTCCAACACCGCATCGCCAAGTCGGACCATGTCAGCAAGAAACGCCGTGCGGGTCGGCTCGGCGAGATCGTTCAGCGTCGGCACCACGGGGTCGGGCAAGAGCAGGCACCAACCGGGGAAGTTCTGTTCATCGCCCAGCACCGCCCAGCCGGTGGACATCCGGGCGAGAACGGTCGGGTTGGCACCGTCGTTGGCGGCGGCGACGCGATCGGCGATGAGCCCCATCAGTAACTCCGCAAGACGCCAATCACGACGCCCTGAATGCGACAATCGTCAGCGGGGACGATGCGGGGCTCCATGGTGCTGTTGGCGGGTTGGAGTCGGACCTTGCCGCCGGGCTCCTTGTAGAACCGCTTGAGCGTGGCCTCGCCGCTGGTCAGCAGCGCGACGACCTGCTCGCCGTTGCGGGCGGTCTCGCGGCGTTCGATCACGACGTAGTCGCCGTCGCAGAGGTGGTCCTCGATCATCGAGTCGCCGCGAACGCGAAGCACGAAAACGCCCTGGCGACTGGAGAAGAGCTGCTCGAGATCGAGCTCCTCGCGGTTTTCGACGGCCTCGATCGGCGAGCCGGCCGCGATGTTGCCCAGCAGCGGCAACTTGGTCGGGCGATTCTCGTCAGGGAGCTTTTCGTCGGTGCAGATCTCCAGCGAGCGGGCTTTGTGCTTGTCGCGGGAAAGAATGCCCTTGCGTTCGAGGGCACCGACGTGCTCGAAGATGGTGACCTTGGAGGTACCGAGTTGGTCGGCGAGCTCCTGCATGGTCGGGGCGTAGCCGTGGATGTGGCGGTAGTTGCGGATCGCCGAGAGAACGTCGAGCTGGCGCGGGGTGAGGTTCATGGGTTTGGCTGTTGAGGGTCAGATTCGGCGGCGAGTTGGTCGTGGAGCCCGGTGAGAAGTGCGGTCACCTCGGCCGGCTCAAGCACCGTCGGCGGCTCGTCGAGTACCCCCGGCCCGACGGCCGCCCGGCGATGAATGTCCAACTCGACCCGCGCTTGTCTTCGTAACCGCTCGGCGGCGATCACCTCCGGGGCGAACAGCGGTGCGTCGACCGCCATCGGTTTGCGAGGCCTGCGTCGGCGGCGTTTGGTGAAGTTCGACAAGGCGTTGAGTTGGGGCATCGCGGCATCCTTTCCGCCGCACCGACCACGTTTGGCCGGTGTTCCCCGAACGGTAAACTAAAGCCCTAACACCGTGCAAGCCGATTCTTCGAATTTTTCTTCCATAGCTCTCGTGGGTATCCGATATCTCTCACATGGACATTGCCAGCGGCATGCTCAATCTCAATCGGGTCGACGTGATGGCGAAGGTTCAGTTCGCCGCGGCGCGGAAAGTTCTCGACGTGCAGAAGCAAACCGGCGACACGGCGATCAAGCTGCTCAACGCCGCGACCGACGGGCTGAATGCGGCCGCGACGGGGTTGGGGAAGACGATTGACGTGC comes from the Planctomycetota bacterium genome and includes:
- a CDS encoding flagellar basal body P-ring protein FlgI, giving the protein MPAIRLISFVVLVAATMLGCTRTVQPDTPNERYPRLPLREVPESLQGIVYQQVDLRNTGALQVSGYGLVVNLEGTGDSTAPIAVREYIEKEIIRRGFGSRNGPYAGVSPARILSDRRVAIVRVDGFIPPGAQKGQRFDIQVSALPGNQTTSLVGGTLYQSTLRQAERVTQFNPGEQVNVLASAQGDIFVNPEYAAEGADDTRNSRKTAALRTGVILNGGIVQQPRALVLQVRQPSRRTARFIEQRIDRHFQDTSIASAQDEGRVFLNVPEKYSDDWAHFAGIVLHLFPTTNETFAAAKALELAEAAEQPNAPLANISYAWEALGPAAIPAMQPLLNGDNADVQYAAARAAAFLGDRYSQQVLLRMGADSSHPYQLPAVETLGKLPETPETKLLLKELLDAESALVRIAAYEALAKYDDPIIFRQNIEGKFLLDIVQTDGPPVIYATRRGEPRIAVLGRPSKLRSPVIFGSLGNTFTISTDGADASRVRMFQRSGPGGRPVSVSSSIDMPIIVARLGGKSVPGEPRFEFDYGQVVALVNDMADKGDIVDTAGRQVAFRLQELPGLESLIQNAESIPSARDEGVEIPEIPDGRALRPTDNELGQPMPEVGPAPELSVDVVPVEQLPVEDIDPQELPPEFQLGGTK
- the nrdR gene encoding transcriptional regulator NrdR, whose product is MHCPFCDAEKDRLKVIDSRTCENGRAIRRRRQCVQCSKRFTTYERIDEAPKLSVVKNGGDKQPWDRRKIIAGIERAAFKLDIAPSEFDRIADEVEDEALRNFEREVPTEFIGNRVGDKLGRISKVAYVRFASVYKKFQTAEEFIDETRAVIDAPDLDDDPDQTHLFSEGRANPRKAKTADAGDDSAPAVDRRRTRRARRTSKPA
- a CDS encoding suppressor of fused domain protein, translated to MNDEPIDPNSDEPTPRKQPLEDILPPEKNPDGSTVYRHEPRQRDFELAVGDHMLIEAVEKHLTDYLGESNGVFHEIVSDLVHLDLHMFPPNDERPFWYVVTTGMAERPMQTPEGVENMEFAELAVALPADWPMDKFGAGVDVPEDEQEAAYWPLKWLKFMARLPHEYETWLGAGHTVPNGDPPEPLHESTALIGSVCLPPLFVGGDGFGTVQVGDRTVHLYQLLLLHADEMQYKLDHGLDALLDRLEEAKVLPIVDPQRPSCVAGSSKPAKPWWKLW
- the lexA gene encoding transcriptional repressor LexA, encoding MNLTPRQLDVLSAIRNYRHIHGYAPTMQELADQLGTSKVTIFEHVGALERKGILSRDKHKARSLEICTDEKLPDENRPTKLPLLGNIAAGSPIEAVENREELDLEQLFSSRQGVFVLRVRGDSMIEDHLCDGDYVVIERRETARNGEQVVALLTSGEATLKRFYKEPGGKVRLQPANSTMEPRIVPADDCRIQGVVIGVLRSY